In Paenibacillus sonchi, a single genomic region encodes these proteins:
- a CDS encoding peptide-binding protein has product MAKKRKWWSGLLVLSLVGVLFTGCSTNNTATNSPNATAESSAPAASEAPAASEPAAGAPVDGGTLVMSSFSDIVNINPLMINDTSSGDIAEFVFSKLYNLDREGNVKAEPWSLAADVPEISADGLTYTVKLKDGIKWSDGQPVTADDVVFTVDMAKNPETGSPLTSQFDKVKTVEKVDDKTVKFTMKQVYAPFLYALVQAVVPAHVLKDVKPKEMQTNPYGTDPAKTVTNGPWKWTSWKQGDSHTLDADPNYWGEVKPHIAQLVYKIYADQNTEVQALLKGDTDQISAIPVTQVEAVSANKDIHIIQKPGAQYEYIMFNFDSKNFKDNYGLFAGQKTRQAIAHALNRQGMVDNILKGVGALMNAPFLPDTWADPGDAAVNYDYNAETAKKLLAEDGWVAGKDGILTKDGHRFSFELQYNAGNSRREQVAAVIQQNLKEVGIEVTPKAIDFAAWIDQNVTPGKFQALLLAWSLNTPDPDSESVFSSKYFPPAGQNSGWYKNEKLDQLWVDGYSTVDQAKRKEIYKEVGKEISTDLPYVFLYQYGQAIGTGPRVHWAEEDAPEPSLGYGQYFHAIKWWVTD; this is encoded by the coding sequence ATGGCAAAAAAGAGAAAATGGTGGTCTGGATTACTGGTTTTATCTCTAGTAGGGGTTCTATTCACAGGTTGCAGTACAAATAACACCGCAACTAATTCACCTAATGCTACGGCAGAGAGTTCTGCCCCTGCCGCAAGTGAAGCTCCCGCAGCTTCCGAACCGGCTGCAGGCGCCCCGGTGGACGGCGGCACGCTGGTTATGAGCTCATTTTCCGATATCGTCAATATTAATCCTCTTATGATTAACGACACTTCTTCCGGTGATATAGCGGAATTCGTATTTTCCAAACTTTATAATTTGGACCGCGAAGGAAATGTAAAGGCAGAGCCTTGGTCTCTGGCAGCGGATGTGCCGGAAATCTCTGCGGATGGATTGACTTATACTGTGAAGTTGAAAGACGGCATCAAATGGAGCGATGGCCAGCCGGTCACTGCAGACGATGTGGTATTTACGGTTGATATGGCGAAGAATCCGGAAACCGGATCACCGCTTACAAGTCAATTCGACAAGGTAAAGACCGTTGAGAAAGTCGATGACAAGACAGTGAAGTTCACAATGAAGCAAGTGTATGCGCCATTCTTGTACGCCTTGGTTCAGGCTGTTGTACCGGCTCATGTTCTGAAGGATGTCAAGCCGAAAGAAATGCAAACTAATCCCTATGGTACCGACCCGGCTAAAACCGTTACAAACGGACCATGGAAATGGACTTCATGGAAACAGGGAGACAGCCACACCCTTGATGCTGATCCCAACTACTGGGGCGAAGTTAAACCTCACATCGCACAGCTGGTTTATAAAATCTATGCTGACCAGAATACCGAGGTTCAAGCCCTTCTAAAGGGTGACACGGACCAGATCAGTGCCATTCCGGTCACGCAGGTTGAAGCCGTCAGCGCCAACAAAGACATTCATATCATCCAAAAGCCGGGCGCCCAGTATGAATATATAATGTTCAACTTTGATTCCAAGAACTTCAAAGATAATTACGGTCTGTTCGCCGGACAGAAGACCAGACAGGCCATTGCCCATGCACTGAACCGTCAGGGGATGGTCGACAACATTCTGAAGGGTGTCGGCGCACTGATGAATGCACCTTTCCTGCCGGACACTTGGGCTGATCCGGGCGATGCAGCCGTTAACTATGATTACAACGCAGAAACCGCCAAGAAGCTGCTGGCGGAAGACGGATGGGTTGCCGGCAAGGATGGCATTCTTACCAAAGATGGGCACCGTTTCTCCTTTGAACTGCAATATAATGCGGGCAACAGCCGCCGTGAGCAGGTTGCTGCAGTCATTCAGCAGAACCTGAAGGAAGTCGGCATTGAAGTTACACCGAAGGCCATTGACTTTGCGGCCTGGATTGACCAGAACGTAACACCGGGCAAATTCCAAGCCCTGCTGTTAGCATGGTCCCTGAACACTCCTGACCCGGATTCAGAGAGCGTCTTCTCCTCCAAGTATTTCCCGCCTGCCGGACAGAACAGCGGCTGGTATAAGAATGAGAAGCTGGATCAGCTGTGGGTAGACGGATATTCTACCGTTGACCAGGCAAAGCGCAAAGAAATTTATAAAGAAGTAGGTAAAGAAATCTCTACCGACCTGCCTTACGTGTTCCTGTATCAATATGGGCAAGCCATTGGTACGGGGCCTAGAGTCCACTGGGCAGAGGAAGACGCTCCTGAACCTTCACTGGGTTATGGACAGTACTTCCATGCGATCAAATGGTGGGTAACCGACTAA
- a CDS encoding ABC transporter permease, with product MTEYLIRRVLQSVLVIFLITILTFLLIHAAPGGPTQMMLSPGLSPEVFKQQAHNLGLDQPVPVQYVRWISGLLQGDLGYTFKNHLPVADLLWPRIGNTFILMGAAWLLSLIIAIPWGIYNSTKVYGLSDQSASFISYLGFAMPTFWFGILLQQWFSLKLNWFPLSDMHTRGKEGDIGDLLMHLVLPVTVLSLGFLASYMKYARASMLEVLDQDYIRTARAKGVKERKVVFHHALRNALIPIITILGLDLPILVAGAALTESVFNWPGMGRWFVQMASEREYSVLMAITIVTAVMVVLGNLLADILYAIVDPRVKLGKQGGKAA from the coding sequence ATGACAGAATATCTGATTCGTCGCGTATTGCAATCGGTGCTGGTGATCTTTTTGATTACGATACTTACCTTTCTTCTAATTCATGCGGCTCCCGGAGGGCCGACCCAGATGATGCTGTCTCCGGGACTTTCACCGGAAGTCTTCAAGCAGCAAGCGCATAATCTCGGCCTGGACCAGCCTGTCCCTGTGCAGTATGTGCGCTGGATTAGCGGCTTGCTGCAGGGAGACCTGGGTTATACTTTTAAAAATCACCTGCCGGTTGCGGATTTGCTATGGCCCCGTATCGGCAATACCTTCATTCTCATGGGGGCAGCCTGGCTGTTATCCCTAATCATTGCGATTCCCTGGGGGATCTATAACAGCACCAAAGTATATGGGTTGTCCGACCAGTCGGCCTCCTTCATCTCTTATCTCGGCTTTGCGATGCCAACGTTCTGGTTCGGGATACTGCTGCAGCAGTGGTTTTCCCTGAAGCTGAACTGGTTTCCTCTATCCGATATGCATACAAGAGGGAAAGAAGGGGATATCGGCGACTTGCTCATGCACCTTGTGCTGCCGGTAACGGTGCTGTCACTGGGTTTTCTTGCGTCTTACATGAAATATGCACGGGCAAGCATGCTTGAAGTACTGGACCAGGATTATATCCGTACTGCACGCGCCAAGGGTGTCAAAGAACGGAAAGTCGTCTTCCATCATGCGCTGCGCAATGCGCTTATTCCTATCATTACCATTCTGGGCCTGGATCTTCCTATATTGGTGGCAGGGGCCGCCTTGACGGAGAGTGTATTCAACTGGCCGGGCATGGGACGCTGGTTCGTGCAAATGGCAAGCGAGCGCGAATATTCAGTGCTCATGGCTATAACTATCGTAACGGCGGTTATGGTTGTGCTGGGCAATCTGCTCGCAGATATTTTGTATGCGATAGTAGATCCCCGCGTCAAGCTCGGCAAGCAAGGAGGGAAAGCAGCATGA
- a CDS encoding ABC transporter permease, with the protein METKKAADLKKPPGPWAILWNKFSHNPYAMSGLAVLLFFIVIAALAPFLTKYKPEAIDLMFANLKPGVDGHLLGTDELGRDILTRLLYSARISLMIGFSVAFASVAIGSIIGAISGYFGGWVDTVFMRIVDVMNSVPTLFLNILVLAIFGSRMEYMIMILALTSWMSIARLVRGNFLQLREMQYVEAAKAIGVSSWGIIFRHLLRNASFPIIVNATLMVGGAILSESALSYLGLGIQAPATSWGLMLSNAQEFMLIDPMQAVYPGLCILLVVLAVNFIGDGIRDGLDPRQQLTKSRRRLDKWRKNYSKSGN; encoded by the coding sequence ATGGAAACGAAAAAAGCGGCTGACTTGAAAAAACCTCCGGGTCCCTGGGCCATCTTGTGGAACAAGTTCTCGCACAACCCATACGCCATGAGCGGACTTGCCGTGCTGCTTTTTTTCATAGTGATTGCTGCACTCGCTCCTTTTCTCACTAAATATAAGCCGGAAGCCATTGATTTGATGTTCGCCAACCTGAAGCCCGGAGTGGACGGGCATCTGCTGGGAACAGACGAGCTGGGACGAGATATACTCACCAGACTGCTGTACAGTGCGAGAATCTCCCTGATGATCGGGTTTTCAGTAGCCTTTGCGTCAGTAGCCATCGGTTCGATTATCGGGGCGATATCAGGTTATTTTGGCGGCTGGGTGGATACCGTCTTCATGCGTATTGTGGACGTGATGAACTCCGTTCCTACGCTGTTCCTGAATATACTCGTGCTGGCGATATTCGGCTCCCGGATGGAGTATATGATCATGATTCTGGCCTTGACCAGTTGGATGAGCATTGCCCGGCTGGTCCGGGGGAACTTCCTGCAGCTTAGGGAAATGCAGTATGTCGAGGCGGCCAAAGCGATCGGGGTATCGAGCTGGGGGATTATTTTCCGCCATCTGCTCCGTAACGCAAGCTTCCCGATTATTGTGAATGCGACTCTGATGGTCGGCGGTGCGATTTTAAGTGAATCGGCGTTGTCCTATCTGGGTCTTGGTATCCAGGCTCCGGCTACAAGCTGGGGACTGATGCTCAGCAACGCACAGGAATTCATGCTGATAGATCCGATGCAGGCCGTATATCCGGGTCTGTGCATCCTGCTCGTGGTGCTGGCGGTAAACTTTATCGGCGATGGCATCCGGGATGGACTGGATCCCAGACAGCAATTGACCAAATCCCGGAGGAGGCTGGACAAATGGCGGAAAAATTACTCGAAATCCGGAAACTGA
- a CDS encoding ABC transporter ATP-binding protein, with amino-acid sequence MAEKLLEIRKLTTGFVTEKGLVKATDQISINVDKGQTVCLVGESGSGKSVTSLAVMRLIDYAGGMILEGNINFHGQDLAVKKQEEMRDIRGNRIAMIFQDPMSSLNPVFTVGEQIAESLQLHQQKSPKEAMQMAIDLLKLVGIPAPEIRARQYPHELSGGMCQRIVIAIALACNPELLIADEPTTALDVTVQAQILDLLRKLQAELGMSVLLITHDMGVAAEIADRIAVMYAGAIVEEGTVEEIFDHPSHPYTIGLLQSIPGFEGGRGGELYTIKGTIPPIGQLPPGCRFHPRCPHAMEVCSMKEPPDFMITDDHRTACWLFQGKPVQADNKDGVRQA; translated from the coding sequence ATGGCGGAAAAATTACTCGAAATCCGGAAACTGACCACCGGCTTTGTAACGGAAAAGGGGCTCGTGAAGGCGACCGACCAAATCTCCATCAATGTGGATAAAGGACAGACGGTATGTCTTGTCGGAGAGTCCGGCAGCGGTAAAAGCGTGACCTCGCTTGCCGTTATGCGGCTTATTGATTACGCCGGCGGAATGATTCTTGAAGGCAATATTAACTTTCATGGACAAGATCTGGCTGTGAAAAAGCAGGAAGAGATGCGTGATATCCGCGGCAACCGGATCGCGATGATTTTTCAGGACCCGATGTCCTCGCTGAATCCGGTATTTACGGTTGGCGAACAGATCGCCGAAAGCCTGCAGCTGCATCAGCAGAAAAGCCCCAAAGAGGCTATGCAAATGGCCATTGATCTGCTGAAGCTGGTCGGGATTCCGGCGCCGGAGATCCGGGCGAGACAGTATCCGCATGAGCTGTCCGGCGGAATGTGCCAACGGATTGTTATCGCTATTGCTCTGGCCTGCAATCCGGAGCTGCTGATCGCCGATGAGCCGACAACGGCCCTCGATGTTACGGTTCAGGCGCAGATTCTGGATTTGCTGCGCAAGCTTCAGGCAGAGCTTGGCATGTCTGTTCTGCTGATCACCCATGATATGGGGGTGGCTGCCGAGATTGCGGACCGTATCGCTGTTATGTATGCGGGAGCTATTGTAGAAGAAGGTACAGTAGAAGAGATTTTTGATCATCCGAGCCATCCGTATACGATTGGTCTGCTGCAATCCATTCCCGGCTTTGAGGGAGGGCGCGGCGGAGAGCTGTATACCATTAAAGGAACGATTCCGCCGATCGGCCAGCTTCCGCCGGGCTGCCGCTTTCATCCGCGCTGTCCGCATGCGATGGAGGTCTGCAGCATGAAGGAGCCGCCGGATTTCATGATTACGGATGATCACCGTACCGCCTGCTGGCTGTTTCAGGGGAAGCCGGTCCAAGCTGACAACAAAGATGGGGTGAGACAGGCATGA
- a CDS encoding M48 family metallopeptidase, which yields MQIQLGDQTLQLHVQYARRKKISLQIDMVGLIIVKAPTGASEEMIRSAVERHGKWILESLRRNAAARRLPAPKEYQREDKFLYLGKEYLLHELINTSEQDVEKLKLELKKFYFASLKKIVAGRITRYQTVLKVKPKSIEIVESRTKWGSCSADKKLTFNYRLAMAPMEVIDYVIIHELCHLLHMNHDRSFWRRLGSVMPDYKEKEAFLARQGQFMTL from the coding sequence ATGCAGATTCAACTTGGGGATCAGACCCTGCAGCTTCATGTTCAATACGCCAGACGGAAAAAGATTTCCCTGCAGATCGATATGGTGGGGCTTATTATAGTCAAGGCGCCTACAGGTGCAAGTGAAGAAATGATTCGCAGCGCAGTAGAGCGGCATGGTAAATGGATTCTGGAGAGTCTGCGCAGGAATGCGGCGGCCCGCCGGCTCCCGGCTCCGAAGGAGTACCAGAGGGAAGATAAATTCCTGTACCTGGGGAAGGAGTATCTGCTGCATGAATTGATTAACACGAGTGAGCAGGACGTGGAGAAGCTGAAGCTTGAGCTGAAAAAGTTCTATTTTGCCAGCCTGAAAAAGATTGTTGCCGGGCGGATCACCCGTTATCAAACGGTGCTGAAGGTGAAGCCCAAATCCATTGAAATCGTTGAATCCCGGACCAAATGGGGGAGCTGCAGCGCGGATAAAAAGCTGACCTTCAACTACCGGCTCGCCATGGCGCCGATGGAAGTCATTGACTATGTAATCATTCATGAATTGTGCCATCTGCTGCATATGAATCATGACCGGTCCTTTTGGCGCCGCCTCGGCAGCGTGATGCCGGATTACAAGGAGAAGGAGGCTTTTCTCGCACGGCAGGGGCAGTTTATGACGCTTTAG
- a CDS encoding GNAT family N-acetyltransferase — MEPILLNIPGSFTSSRLLIRAAQWGDGAAVNEAVHESLAELRPWMPWAQIAPTAEESEASIRRSHLQFLERKDLRLLLFNKETGQLVGSSGLHRIDWQTRKFEIGYWVRTSCSRQGYISEAVAAIAEYAIRELGANRIEIRCDSRNTQSARVAERLGFTLEGIIRNDKRDVAGTLRDTLLFSKVRGVEY; from the coding sequence ATGGAGCCAATTTTATTGAATATTCCCGGAAGCTTCACAAGCAGCCGTTTGCTGATCCGTGCAGCACAATGGGGAGACGGGGCTGCTGTTAACGAGGCCGTACACGAAAGTCTTGCAGAATTGCGTCCATGGATGCCCTGGGCACAAATAGCCCCCACTGCTGAAGAATCTGAAGCCAGCATCCGGCGGTCACATTTGCAGTTCCTGGAGCGTAAAGATCTTAGACTGCTTTTATTTAATAAGGAAACGGGACAGCTTGTGGGCAGCAGCGGCTTGCACCGGATAGACTGGCAGACGCGCAAGTTCGAAATCGGGTATTGGGTACGGACATCGTGCAGCAGACAAGGGTATATTAGCGAGGCGGTAGCTGCGATTGCAGAATACGCAATTAGGGAGCTGGGGGCTAACCGGATCGAAATCCGGTGTGACTCACGCAATACACAGAGTGCACGCGTAGCTGAGCGTCTGGGCTTCACCCTGGAGGGCATTATACGTAATGACAAGCGGGATGTGGCGGGAACACTGAGAGATACCCTGCTTTTTTCCAAGGTCCGGGGAGTGGAGTACTAA
- a CDS encoding asparagine synthase-related protein, with product MSAIAGIYHLQHQPLDPKQGPDLMQQLSRYPADEIRTWQSTDVFLGCLSQWVTPQSLGETLPYYDSMRKLAITADAIIDNREELFERLQVPRGDRVSMPDSLLILLAYEKWGEQAPVYLVGDFAFMIWDERKRALFGARDFSGNRTLYFLRSGGLLSFCTVIHPLLSMPGADRTLNERWASEFLAIHTRTDVSDQYSTVYQSIEQLPPSHSISVSGGNILFSRYCTLQAPPELRLRSDQEYEEAFREVFGQAVRDRLRTFRAVGANLSGGLDSGSVVSFAAGELRRQGQPLHTFSSYPVDNFVDFNIGKRIADERPYIQETIDYVGNIQPNFLNFPDLSPYSEIDDWLDIMEMPYKFIENSYWLKGIFEQAQMKNIGVLLSGQRGNWTISWGPALDYQAKLIREFRWISFYRENRKYNESMGANRRKVFQIVGKKAFPSLTGLLPAKHEAPPDLIHPDFARRTEVDERLKALGINSGSSQTIYDIRRKHFEQPHVWNVNGTIATKLSLKYRVWDRDPTNDLRVIRFCLSVPESQYVQHGVDRSLIRRAMKGLLPDEVRLNRKRRGVQGADGIYRMLPKWDAFIQELREMIQDPRTSAYLNNTGLAGCLNRLGSEPAPNMIFNSDFRLLTRGLVFYRFLKRLS from the coding sequence ATGAGCGCGATTGCGGGAATCTATCATTTACAGCATCAACCTCTGGACCCTAAGCAGGGACCTGATCTTATGCAGCAGCTCAGCCGCTATCCGGCCGATGAGATCAGGACATGGCAGAGCACGGATGTATTCCTGGGCTGCCTGTCGCAGTGGGTTACGCCACAATCCCTCGGAGAGACGCTTCCTTACTATGATTCTATGCGGAAGCTGGCTATTACGGCCGACGCTATTATTGATAACCGTGAAGAGTTGTTCGAACGGCTTCAGGTGCCGCGCGGGGATAGGGTCTCTATGCCGGACAGTCTGCTTATTTTACTGGCCTATGAGAAATGGGGCGAGCAGGCACCGGTCTATCTAGTCGGTGACTTTGCCTTTATGATCTGGGATGAACGGAAGCGGGCGCTGTTCGGGGCCAGAGACTTCTCGGGGAACCGCACGTTGTACTTTCTCCGGTCCGGAGGGCTGTTATCTTTTTGTACTGTCATTCATCCGCTCCTGTCGATGCCGGGGGCAGACCGGACACTGAATGAACGTTGGGCCTCCGAGTTCCTGGCGATCCATACGCGTACCGATGTTTCGGACCAGTACTCCACAGTCTATCAGTCCATCGAACAACTGCCGCCGTCCCATTCGATTTCCGTAAGCGGCGGTAATATCCTATTCTCCCGCTACTGTACACTGCAGGCTCCGCCCGAGCTGCGGCTGCGGTCAGATCAGGAGTATGAGGAAGCCTTTCGTGAGGTGTTCGGGCAAGCGGTCCGGGACAGGCTCCGGACGTTTCGCGCGGTTGGAGCCAACCTTAGCGGAGGCCTCGATTCCGGATCGGTAGTCAGCTTCGCCGCTGGAGAGCTTCGCCGCCAGGGCCAGCCGCTGCATACCTTCAGTTCCTATCCGGTGGATAACTTTGTCGATTTCAACATCGGCAAACGTATCGCCGATGAGCGTCCCTATATCCAGGAAACCATCGATTATGTCGGGAATATTCAGCCTAACTTTTTGAATTTTCCCGATCTGAGCCCTTACAGTGAAATTGATGATTGGCTGGATATTATGGAGATGCCTTATAAATTTATTGAAAATTCCTATTGGCTCAAAGGGATCTTTGAGCAGGCGCAGATGAAGAACATCGGTGTGCTGCTCAGCGGACAGAGAGGCAACTGGACCATTTCCTGGGGCCCTGCACTGGATTATCAGGCTAAGCTGATTCGTGAATTCCGCTGGATCTCCTTTTACCGGGAAAACCGGAAGTACAATGAGTCGATGGGGGCAAACCGCAGAAAAGTATTTCAAATTGTCGGCAAAAAAGCCTTCCCGTCGCTGACTGGGCTGCTGCCGGCTAAGCACGAAGCTCCGCCTGATCTGATTCACCCTGATTTCGCAAGGCGTACAGAAGTGGACGAACGGCTGAAGGCGCTGGGGATTAACAGTGGCTCTTCCCAGACCATCTACGATATCCGGCGCAAGCATTTTGAACAGCCGCATGTCTGGAATGTGAATGGGACGATAGCGACGAAGCTGTCACTGAAATACCGGGTGTGGGATCGTGATCCCACGAATGATCTGCGTGTTATCCGTTTCTGCCTGTCCGTGCCGGAAAGCCAGTATGTGCAGCATGGGGTGGACCGCTCGCTGATCCGCAGAGCGATGAAGGGACTGCTGCCGGACGAGGTGCGTCTGAACCGGAAACGGCGCGGTGTTCAGGGGGCGGACGGGATTTACCGGATGCTTCCGAAGTGGGACGCTTTTATTCAGGAGCTTAGAGAGATGATCCAAGACCCCCGCACCTCTGCTTACCTCAATAATACCGGGCTCGCCGGATGTTTGAACCGGCTGGGTAGTGAGCCCGCACCAAATATGATTTTCAACTCGGATTTTCGCCTTCTGACACGTGGACTTGTGTTTTACCGTTTTCTGAAGCGTTTGTCCTGA
- a CDS encoding paeninodin family lasso peptide — protein sequence MKKEYSKPALEVLDVKMTMAGPGVAIVDAFQDDPDEVQHYS from the coding sequence ATGAAAAAGGAATACAGCAAGCCTGCATTGGAAGTACTCGATGTGAAAATGACTATGGCTGGACCTGGTGTTGCTATCGTCGACGCGTTCCAAGATGATCCGGATGAAGTACAACACTACTCCTAG
- a CDS encoding aldolase — MASTVQGLAYKAFGLHIHSEFPLPELPLTGEPGLIGSVSVIQGDLKERWEAIPKITPSLGVSGHEVMFESKDTAIFAIQDGNTITVSPAPGADPDCIRLFILGSCMGILLMQKQILPLHGSALVIDGKAYALVGRSGAGKSTLASYLMDQGNPLISDDVIPVMVHNGYPFAVPGYPQQKLWQQSLDYLGMNSSLYRPLFERETKFAVPVHDRFHGEPLQLAGLFELSAAPEAPVSLQPIQGMERFHTLYHHTYQRAIVDRIGIREWHFGMLASFVGRLPMYRLTRPEQGFSAPQQTSLILEALQQQQVKEMNS; from the coding sequence ATGGCGAGTACCGTTCAAGGTTTGGCTTACAAAGCATTTGGTCTGCACATCCACAGCGAATTCCCGTTGCCGGAACTTCCGCTTACCGGTGAGCCTGGGCTTATTGGCAGTGTATCGGTGATTCAGGGAGATTTGAAAGAACGCTGGGAAGCTATTCCGAAGATCACGCCGAGTCTTGGGGTATCCGGGCATGAGGTCATGTTCGAGTCTAAGGATACAGCCATCTTTGCTATTCAGGACGGCAATACGATTACAGTATCACCGGCACCCGGTGCAGATCCGGATTGTATCCGTCTCTTCATTCTGGGAAGCTGCATGGGGATTCTGCTGATGCAGAAACAGATTCTTCCGCTTCATGGAAGCGCGCTTGTTATTGATGGCAAGGCCTATGCACTGGTTGGGCGTTCAGGGGCAGGCAAATCCACGCTGGCCTCCTATTTGATGGATCAGGGAAATCCGCTGATCAGTGACGACGTTATTCCCGTTATGGTGCACAATGGCTATCCATTTGCCGTTCCAGGTTATCCGCAGCAGAAGCTGTGGCAGCAGAGCCTGGACTATTTGGGAATGAATTCGTCCCTCTACCGTCCGCTGTTTGAGCGGGAAACCAAGTTTGCCGTACCGGTGCATGACCGCTTCCACGGTGAACCTCTGCAGCTTGCAGGGTTGTTCGAATTATCGGCGGCCCCGGAGGCTCCGGTCAGCCTGCAGCCGATTCAAGGCATGGAGCGGTTTCACACGTTGTACCATCATACCTATCAAAGAGCGATTGTGGACCGGATCGGAATCCGCGAGTGGCATTTCGGCATGCTGGCTTCTTTTGTGGGCCGGCTGCCCATGTACCGGCTGACCCGGCCTGAGCAGGGCTTCAGCGCTCCGCAGCAAACGTCGCTTATTCTTGAAGCATTGCAGCAGCAACAAGTGAAGGAGATGAACTCATGA
- a CDS encoding lasso peptide biosynthesis PqqD family chaperone, giving the protein MNMNTADVLSLESVLVQREGNIASNMDGEKVMLNVKNGKYYNLGEVGGEIWTALASPVTAGRVVEIIRETFEVPEEIARQDVFAFLQSLLDEDLAGIVSQP; this is encoded by the coding sequence ATGAATATGAATACGGCGGATGTCTTGTCCCTCGAATCAGTGCTGGTACAGCGTGAGGGGAATATTGCCAGCAATATGGACGGCGAAAAGGTTATGCTGAATGTAAAAAACGGCAAGTACTACAACCTGGGTGAGGTTGGCGGAGAAATCTGGACGGCGCTGGCGTCGCCTGTAACCGCTGGCCGGGTGGTGGAGATCATCCGGGAGACTTTTGAGGTTCCGGAGGAGATTGCCCGCCAGGATGTATTTGCTTTTTTGCAGAGCCTGCTGGATGAGGATCTTGCGGGTATTGTAAGCCAGCCATGA
- a CDS encoding lasso peptide biosynthesis B2 protein, with the protein MMTLRRIRLLLTVDKAALALIPEALWRLFLVRIQLLFPFAKTAPQLGIQAQETPMISKEGDAARIRHVTKAIRVMSRFTPWKSTCMVRAVAGLKMLEKRGIESTLYMGVAKDKQGRMIAHAWLRSGSYYVSGDDAMKGFVVVEKFAKVLHAD; encoded by the coding sequence ATGATGACCTTACGGCGCATACGCCTGCTGCTGACGGTAGATAAAGCCGCCTTGGCGCTCATTCCCGAGGCGCTTTGGAGGCTTTTTCTCGTTCGGATTCAACTGTTGTTCCCGTTCGCCAAAACAGCTCCGCAGCTGGGCATACAGGCGCAGGAAACGCCTATGATATCCAAGGAGGGCGATGCCGCCCGCATTCGGCATGTCACCAAGGCGATCCGTGTCATGAGCCGCTTTACGCCCTGGAAAAGCACCTGCATGGTCAGAGCGGTAGCGGGACTCAAAATGCTTGAAAAACGCGGGATTGAGAGCACTTTGTACATGGGGGTTGCCAAGGACAAGCAGGGCCGGATGATTGCCCATGCCTGGCTGCGCAGCGGGTCTTATTATGTCTCGGGCGATGATGCCATGAAGGGCTTTGTAGTGGTGGAGAAATTCGCCAAAGTGTTACATGCCGATTGA